DNA from Halobaculum sp. XH14:
CGCCGGGTACGACCACGTCTACGTCCACCAGATCGGCCCCGATCAGGCGTCGTTCTTCGAGTTCTACGGGGAGGAGGTGCTTCCGGCGTTCGAGTGAGTCGACCTCATCGTTCCGGGTGGGAGTCGGTGTAGGTGGTTAGTTCGTGGACGGTACCGTCCGCGACCCGGAACACGTCGACGAAACTGAACAGGTCCTCGCCGTCCTCGGTTCGGAGGCGGCCGCGGACGACGACTTCGACCGCGTCTCCGGCGTCGTCGTGCCCGTCGCCGTCGCCGGCGTCGGTCTCCCGGTACACGGCCCCGACCTCGTGGACCGTGTCGGTCCGCGGGCGCTCCTCGCGCATGAACCGGACGAACGCGTCGCGGCCCGAGAGCGTCCTGTCGGGGCGGTCGTGGGTGAACTCGGGGTGGAGAAGCGCCGCGAGCGAGTCGTCGTCGCCACCGTCGATGGCTTCGTAGTAGCGTCGGGCGGCCTCCTCCGCGTTCATCTCGAGTGGAGGTTTCGGACGGGGTCGCTTGAATCGGTCGGCTATTCCGCGTTTTCGCGTTCACCACGGCGACTGCTGTCGACGGCACGGTCCCCTCGGAAGCCCCCACGGCCCCTTCCAGTCCCACCCGGAGGGCGGTTCGGCCGAGCGTCGTCCCTCGAGGATTCTAATCGTTCGGTGGAATCCGGCCGGTCGTCGGCCCGTCCCCTGCTCCGGGTCGCTTATGCCGGCATGGCACCGAGTCGGGGTGTGGACCTGCACGTCAGGTACGAGGGCGACGACGACCCCGACAAGTGCACGGCGCGAAAGCTCGCGCGCTTCGACCTCGCCGAACTCCACCGGTCGGACCGCGCGACGCCGTACGGAGTCGTGCTCAACCCCCACGCCGAGCGCGCGCTCTCACCCGCGGACGGGGCGGATGAGGACGCCTCCGCTGCCGATACGGACGCAGCGAGGGAGGACCGGCCGCTCGTCGCGCTCGACTGCTCGTGGGAGTCGGCCGGGGAGGCCCGCTTCTCGCTCCCCGGCGAACACCGCGCGCTCCCGTACCTCGTCGCCGCGAACCCGGTCAACTTCGGCCGCCCGATGCGGCTCACGACCGTCGAGGCGCTCGCCGCGGCGCTTTGCATCTTCGGCGAGACCGACCACGCCGAGCGGATCCTCTCGAAGTTCACCTGGGGCGGGACGTTCCTCGAACTGAACGAGGAGCCCCTCCGTCGATACGGCGACTGTGCCGACTCCGCCGAGGTCGTCGAGATCCAGGCCGAGTACATCGACCGCTGACGGTCGGGTCGGGGTCGTCCGGCGCCCTTCCCGGGCCGCCGTCGCTCGGCGACCCACGACCGCAGGCCGTGTTCCCCGCCGATGCTACGCGAGGAGGCCGCCGACCGCGCCGGCGATCGCCGAGTCGAGCGCGAACACCAGCGTCACGAGCAGGCCGAAGACGAGGAGCCCGGTTCCGGCGACCGCGCCGCCGAACGGCCCGCCGCCCGCGAGCCCGAGGACGCCGCCGAACAGCGCGAGCACGATCGTGAACGCGATGCCGGTGAGCGAGCCCGCGATCGCGCCGTGGACCGCGCCGGTTCCGACCCCGCCGCCCGCGAGGTAGCCGGCCACGAGTCCGCCGACGATTCCCGCGCCGAGCTGGCCGACCACGGGGATCGCCGTGCCGAACACCGCGACCACGAGGAACGTGACGAACCCCCAGCCGACCGCGCGCCAGTCAACCATACCGGTCCCGAGGCGACCGGGCCGTATCTACGTTTCCCCGTCGCCGGCGAGCAGCCCCTCGACGTCCCGGGCGTTCAGTTGCTCGTCGGTCGGGATGAACAGCCGGTCCGTCTCGGGGTCGTACACCGAGTCCGCCGGCACGGCGTCGGTCGGGGGCGCCGTGACGTCACGGTCCGGGTCGGCGCGCCAGCCGGGCGTCCCGCGACGCTCGGCAGCCCGCTCGACGGCCGCCTCCACGGTCGCCGCGTCGACGCCCCGGCGCTCGGCCCACTCGGCCGCCGGGACGCCCATCGCGCCGACCGCCCAGGCGTCGAGCGCCGCCGCCGGGTCCATCCCGGCGTCGAGCAGGTCGGAGACGGTTTCGAGCGCGTGCCCCTCCGTCGTCCGCCAGGACTCGGGCTTGTTCACCCGGACCGGATAGAGGAACGGCGCGTCGTACTCCTTCGCGAGGCTCCGCGGGAACGAGACGGTGCGACCCTCCGACTCCTGGAGCGACCGGAGGTTCGTCGCGGCAGCGGCCGCGAGCAGGTCGTCGTCCATCTCGTAGCCCGCCCGCTCCAGCGCCGCTTCGAGTTCGCGGAAGCCGAACGCGAACCAGGCCGCGTCCGACCGCTCGAGCAGGAGGTGGTCCGGCCCATCGGCGTCGCGCGCGTCGGTGAACTCCCCGGCGAGTCGGTCGCGGACGGCGTCGTGGAGCGTCCGCAGTCCGACCTTCACGTCGGTCGGCTCGAAGTCGGTGTTCGACGCGACGGCCTCGATGACCGCGTCGTCGATGGCCGGCCTGTGCATACCGGACCGCTCGGGCGATGCGGGAAGAAGTTTCCCCTCGGGGTATCAGGTCCGAATGGTGGCCCGGCCGGAATCGGATTTTACGCCGCTGCCACGAACTCCGGGGCGATGTTCGGCGATCCTCCCGAGGCGGTCGAGCGCATCGTCGGCGACCCGGTGCTGCGGATCG
Protein-coding regions in this window:
- a CDS encoding nuclear transport factor 2 family protein, with product MNAEEAARRYYEAIDGGDDDSLAALLHPEFTHDRPDRTLSGRDAFVRFMREERPRTDTVHEVGAVYRETDAGDGDGHDDAGDAVEVVVRGRLRTEDGEDLFSFVDVFRVADGTVHELTTYTDSHPER
- a CDS encoding DUF367 family protein produces the protein MDLHVRYEGDDDPDKCTARKLARFDLAELHRSDRATPYGVVLNPHAERALSPADGADEDASAADTDAAREDRPLVALDCSWESAGEARFSLPGEHRALPYLVAANPVNFGRPMRLTTVEALAAALCIFGETDHAERILSKFTWGGTFLELNEEPLRRYGDCADSAEVVEIQAEYIDR
- a CDS encoding DUF5518 domain-containing protein, coding for MVDWRAVGWGFVTFLVVAVFGTAIPVVGQLGAGIVGGLVAGYLAGGGVGTGAVHGAIAGSLTGIAFTIVLALFGGVLGLAGGGPFGGAVAGTGLLVFGLLVTLVFALDSAIAGAVGGLLA